The segment CCCCTCCTAGTGGCAGTTTTAGTTGGGAATGTGTTGCTTTTGTCAATTCAGGTGAAACTCAGAACTGGTCTTTAAtattgagaacataagaatggccatactgggtcagaccagtagtCCACTTAGCCCAGTGTGCTGTCTCCCGACACTGGCTGGTggtagatgcttcagagggaatgaacagaacagggcaactgtTGAGTGATCCTTCCCCctttcatccactcccagcttctggcgctCAGAGGCTTGACTAATAACCATTggtggacatatcctccatgaatgtatctaattcttaaTCGAAACCAattattcttttggccttcaccatatcccctggcaacaagttctacaggttgacagtccattgtgtgaagaagtacttccttttgtttgttttcaatgtgctgcctattaatttcattgggtgacccttgtgttatgtgaaaggataaataacacttctttattcactttctccacaaaattcatgattttgtagacctctaacAGATCCactctcagtcatctcttttctaagatgaaccgtcccagtctttttaatctcctcatatggaaactgttccaaaACCTTAATatcttttgttgcctttctctatgctttttccaattcaaatgtatttcttttttgagatggggcaaccagaacttctcacagtattcaaggtgtgggtgtaccatggcttTATGGGTGTATAGTGGCAATATATTTtgtctttctctttccctttcctaatagttcattgttttaacttttttgactgctgctgccatGTGTCCAAGATcttttcttgagtagtaacagctaacttagaccccatcattttgtgtgtatagttggaaTTACGTTTTTCAATgagcattattttgcatttataattgaatttcatctgcctttctCTTGCCCAGTCCcccggttttgtgagatccctttgtaactcttcacagtcagctgtggacttaactgtcttgagtaacttcttatcgtctgcaaactttaccaccgTTTAcctcttttcccagatcatttatgaatatgttgaaaagcaCTGGTCCCGGTACAGTAGATCTTTGCGGAATCCCACTGTTTACTTCTGTCCActgtgaaaacagaccatttattcctaccctttgtgtccTATTCTGTTAACCGGTTACTGGTCCATGCAAGGATCCTCCCtcctatcccatgactgcttattttgctttcGAGcttttgatgagggaccttgtcaaaggctttctggaaatccaCATATGCTATATCCACTCGATCACCCTTATCCGCATACTTGTTGAGCCCCTCAGTGAAATCTAGTAGATTATGAGACATGATTTCccagccatgttgactcttctccaacatattgtgttcatctgtatGTCTGATAACATGACttagtaaagaacagaaatagGTTACTAGTAGTTAAAGTCTCTCCTAACATCATAGGATATTTTTCATTGCATTCACTAATAGTGTAAAATTTTGTGGAATATTAACTGATCTTTATTGGGTATCTTTCCAGCTGCCAAAAGATGATCTGGATAGTCTTCATGTAACTCTTGCAGATCACTCTGAAATAGTTCAGACAGTATCCCAGCCATGTAGTCTTTCAACGGGAATGCATTTCAGGAAGGAGACACTCTTGTGCACTCATCAGCTAGATACACCAAGGTGTTTCAACTAGCCAGGATGCCTCGAGATTCCTCTCCCTGAttatggttttggtttttttccccccttcttttctcACCCTAGAGTAAACAGAGATGGCATTTGTGAAGAGTGGATGGCTGCTTCGGCAAAGTGAGTGCTTGGCTTTTTACCTACTTTCCCCAACAAAAAGTTTGGCTGTGTGTATCGGTTTCTCTTATAGACAATCAGTAGGGAAAAATGTATTTCCCTATGTTGCATTTAAACAGTTCTATAAGGATAGCATCACCATCTGACCTTTTGGATTACAATAATGGGAAACGTAGGCATTGCTATAGCTGAGCGTGCCTGATTTAGTAGTCGTCTTCTATAAGTAATACtttgtagaaaaaaataaaaatgtaacccAATGGATTATTATAAGTGGAGCTTGGAAAATTTACCGGACAACTACCAGCCTTTGCTTATTCACTTGGTCCCATGTAGTACTTGGTCACTAGCATGCTAGAATCGTGAAGCATTAGGTtgtttgcttaaaaaaacaacctagCAATCATAATGCTAATCGTTAAATAAGAAATAACACATAAGGCCTAACTATTGTGCATTATTTGTTGTATACTGTTTGTCCCTTTGTTTTGAAGATGAGATTTCCTGATGCAAAATGAATTAGCAATTAGTTGTTGGACCCTTAGAGTACCTTGTTCCAAGGGTCAAATTGAAAAGCTGTTTTGGCTGCATTAGACATGAGCATTTTCCAATCAGTGCTCCCGGAAGTGACTTTCTGCATTCTTTTAGGCACTATTTTACGTCGTTGGAAGAAGAATTGGTTTGACCTATGGTCTGATGGCCATTTACTATTCTATGATGATCAGCAGCGGCATGACATAGAGGATAAAGTCCACATGCGAGTGCACTGCATCAACATCAGAGTAGGAAATGAATGCCGAGGTAGAACGtgctttttgatttttaaaatttctttcctGATTCCATATTTGTAAACGAATAAAGGGAGTGGCTTCTCACGGCATTGTATCATGTGGTAATCATAGAAAACACTACTCGAGTGATGGTGAGCCTGTGGTATATGACACTGATTCTGCTGGCGTAAACTCTGAGTAAAGGGCTGCACTGTGGCAGAAGTGTGAGTTGGGTATACGGATAGCAGACTGCTGATGCACCTGATGTCGTGCGCTTCTGATGGACATTGTGGAGCTGGCTCTGTCCAGAGGCTTGGGAGGAGAAAAGAGAACTAGAAGGAAGGCCCCATCCAAGTACTAGCAAGCTCATTTCTGGCACGCCTTTTTTATTAGAGACACTTGTTCACTTGATACTTGATCGACCAGAAGGACACCAGCAGTAGAGAGTATTTTTATTTGGTAAGGAAACACCTATTCAGTGGGCACAACCCAACAAGAAATACACACAGCTGGTGATGTTCAGTCTGGTGCTCTCCACAGTTTCATGGGGAGGCTGCATCTCCTTTCGTTCTGCATTCTGTCCTGCCATTGTATTCAGTGTGCAGCCAGCACACGGAACAAGGCTGGCCCTTGCTTATGCAGGGCCCTGTGCATGAGGCCTTATCCAGCTGTCTCCTTGCCTATAAATGGGATTATAGTGCTCTGGCTAGTGACTTGGAATGTGGACTCCTGGCTGATTTAGGTCCTTTGTGGCTGTATTATGCAATATAGGGCTAAGGCCTCTAGTTGAGCAGAATCAGGTTGAGTAGCAATCCACTCCCATGAATATGTTTCCCCACATTTCAGCGTGACCTTCCCTGGTAGGCAGCAAGGctagcagggtggatttgatttaaatcatgatttaaatcactggtcaggaagactcgatttaatcatggatttctacataaaagtgcattcttgttggctgTTATAAACTTAATACATATTCTCCACAactcagatgtaggtttcatttttagaatgtACACACTATACACTTTTAAAGTGATCTAAAAATcactgctgccattataggttttcctttctagtgagagaatgataTGGTAGAtgtcaaatcaatgaaggctacactcaaagacctcaagacttctggaatatgctgctcaaacagtttcacttttgtttctattgtctgtccctcccttctcacattaatctccagacttcttctccttgtccagatctattccgctcccaacaatcttctgttcttTGCACTTCTAGAGAGAGGTAAGGGTTTGACTCCGTGTACACAAATTTTCAGAGGGAGCATAGGGTTGAGGTTtgtttaaataatatatagaggtgagaaataaaacatttttgctgttgatAAGCATGCCatctctggagagacaaatccacagtttgagaactgcaaaactaagcatctctgatagtatcgtctagactgagcactgagtcccattgggtagataggcagattaacctaaataatctatacagaagcctgtggaaccccatagaattgggtccctaatccatgaactattggaactcatttacaaaacttttcttgaaCATTACGTGAAtctattgtctcatactatagaattggaatttataatccctattccatgatgagatatctttgagctataatgatcttaattaaaactatctttagcgaggttttttcctcaaaacattttatcaaaaaaatccgattttatatattttaattttttttaaattgatttttatccaccctgaaagCTAGCATGTCTGTTTTGTTGAGAAGAGGATATACTCACTGAAATAGTGTGCTCTTAGCACATAATTACTCTCTAACACTGGTGTTCTGCTTGGTCTAGTAACAGGTAAGTGATTCTTTGTCATTGCAGCTTTTTAAATTCGagatgtgtgtttgttttaaaactggttGAGGCTTCGAGTTAGAAATGGCTTCATGGTCTGAAAAACTGTTGCATCTTTCCTAAAGCACAAAATTGCTGGGGTCTTCTGAGCTGATGCCATATATGTAGGCAGCTTCTGATTTCAGCTAGGGGAGAACTTGAAGTTTAATCTGTGTGTGTTTgactgaatttaatttttttttttttttaccctcttGGTCAAGACTGATTTGCGTGTGCAGTTTTGTCTCTAACAGAACCTTTAGCCGAGCATTTTATATACAGTAACAACGAAATACTAGCTGGTAGGCCGGAGTCCTTCCCTAAGAGGCTTTTGACTGGCAGCCAATCTAAGCTGTAGTAACTTTCTCCTGTCCTGATGGAGCCCCTACCCTAGTGATATGTCTACGCTGTGATTAGCCTGGGTTAGCTGACTCTGGCTTggagggctcaggctgtggagctataaaattgcagtgtagatgttcgagcttgggctctgagaccccatgaGAGGGATcccgggctccagcccgggccaaaatgtctacactgcaattttttagCTCCacagcccgagtcagttgacccaggccagccgcagctgtgccatgggtcttttattgcagtgtatatGCGACCTAGGAGACCAACATCTGTATAACGCAAGTTCATTGCTTTACTTAAACCTGACCAGAAGGACTGAGACATTGTGAATTAATTAGTCTTCAAGAAGTaaagaattttgttttcaaaagatttccatttaatattttggatttctttttctGGAGTAGATTTCCAGCCCCCAGAGGGGAAGCCAAGAGACTCTTTGCTGCAGATTGTTTGTCGGGATGGGAAAACAATCAACCTCTGTGCAGAAAGTTCAGATGACTGCTTGTGAGTTTCCAAAGAATGTTGTTTAACACGCTGTACTTAGCTCCTTGTAGCCCAAGAAAGGGCCCCAAATATTCTGGAGTTCCTCAAGGTAGCTGCATACTGGCGAATACTGAGAGAAAGAATGTTCCTTTGACATGGGCTCATGTTCCTCTTCTTTTTACGTTACACCTTGGCACAGGTGCAATTTGGCTGAAGGGATGGTGGGGACacctctgtctccctcccttcctccactcCAAATTGTTACTTTAGTAGTGATGCCCCATCTTCTGTGTGGCTGCAGGTCTCCTGCATCTTAATGCCTGGCTCTTTGTTACCCTTCTTTTTATTCAAACAACAAGGAGCCCCAAAACAGCACACATTACTTCTGCCATAAGCTTATGGACTGTTCAGAAGAATTAATATCTCCTTCCTATAATCCCTCTGTGCATATGTTCTACCTAAACTTTAGGCTACCCTTacccactagggtgaccagatagcaagggtgaaaaattgggacggggtggggggtaattggcacctatataagacaaagccccaagta is part of the Chelonia mydas isolate rCheMyd1 chromosome 9, rCheMyd1.pri.v2, whole genome shotgun sequence genome and harbors:
- the PLEKHB2 gene encoding pleckstrin homology domain-containing family B member 2 isoform X3, coding for MAFVKSGWLLRQSTILRRWKKNWFDLWSDGHLLFYDDQQRHDIEDKVHMRVHCINIRVGNECRVDFQPPEGKPRDSLLQIVCRDGKTINLCAESSDDCLAWKIALQDARTNAGYVGSEVMYDETAISSAPPPYTAYATPSPEFYCLKLTFVKQIRTLCPGFHSNSGLWLRAVQWCISTSWSSSHLCL